A genomic region of Gemmata massiliana contains the following coding sequences:
- a CDS encoding IscS subfamily cysteine desulfurase, whose product MTKMPVYMDNNATTRTDPRVVEAMLPYFTEKYGNAASRNHPFGWEAEEAVETARGQIASIIGASAKEVIFTSGATESNNLAIKGVAAMYKKKGNHVVTQATEHKATLDTCKRLERDGFRVTYLPVDKYGQVHAEQIREVLTDKTVLVSIMAANNEIGSLQPIRAIGRLCKEKGVLFHTDAVQAVGKIPLDVEDMGIDLLSLTAHKIYGPKGIGALYVRKKDPRVRLEPQIDGGGHERGMRSGTLPVPLIVGLGVACAIAKAEMPEETQRTFALRERLRAGIMDKLPESYLNGHPTERLPGNANISFAYVEGEGLMMGIKDVAVSSGSACTSASLEPSYVLRALGVGDELAHSSIRFGLGRFNTEAEVDFVVDLVVREVNRLRTMSPLYEMVQAGIDLKTIEWAGH is encoded by the coding sequence ATGACGAAGATGCCGGTTTACATGGACAACAACGCGACCACCCGCACGGACCCGCGCGTGGTGGAAGCGATGTTGCCCTACTTCACCGAGAAGTACGGGAACGCGGCCAGCCGCAACCACCCGTTCGGCTGGGAGGCCGAAGAAGCCGTCGAAACGGCACGCGGTCAGATCGCGAGCATCATCGGCGCGAGCGCGAAGGAAGTGATTTTCACGAGCGGCGCGACCGAGAGCAACAACCTTGCGATCAAGGGCGTTGCCGCGATGTACAAGAAGAAGGGTAACCACGTCGTCACACAGGCGACCGAGCACAAGGCGACGCTCGACACCTGCAAGCGTCTCGAACGCGACGGGTTCCGGGTCACGTACCTGCCGGTCGATAAGTACGGCCAGGTCCACGCCGAACAGATCCGCGAGGTGCTCACCGATAAAACGGTGCTCGTGTCGATCATGGCCGCGAACAACGAGATCGGCAGCCTCCAGCCGATCCGCGCCATCGGTCGCCTCTGCAAAGAAAAGGGCGTCCTCTTCCACACCGATGCGGTGCAAGCGGTCGGGAAGATCCCGCTCGACGTCGAAGACATGGGCATCGACCTGTTGAGCCTGACCGCTCACAAGATTTACGGACCGAAGGGCATCGGCGCCTTGTACGTTCGCAAGAAAGACCCGCGGGTGCGCCTGGAGCCGCAAATCGACGGCGGCGGGCACGAACGCGGGATGCGTTCCGGCACGCTCCCGGTTCCGCTGATCGTCGGCCTCGGTGTCGCATGCGCGATTGCGAAAGCCGAGATGCCCGAAGAAACGCAGCGGACGTTCGCCCTCCGCGAGCGGCTCCGCGCGGGCATCATGGACAAGCTCCCCGAGAGCTACCTGAACGGGCACCCCACCGAGCGCCTCCCCGGTAACGCGAACATCAGCTTCGCCTACGTCGAGGGCGAGGGGTTGATGATGGGGATCAAGGACGTGGCAGTGTCGAGCGGGTCCGCCTGCACGAGCGCGAGCCTCGAACCGAGTTACGTGCTCCGGGCGCTGGGCGTGGGCGACGAACTCGCGCACTCCAGCATCCGCTTCGGGCTGGGCCGCTTCAACACCGAGGCGGAAGTGGACTTTGTCGTCGATCTGGTCGTCCGCGAGGTGAACCGCCTCCGCACGATGTCCCCGCTGTACGAGATGGTGCAAGCGGGTATTGACCTGAAGACTATCGAGTGGGCCGGGCACTAA
- a CDS encoding RrF2 family transcriptional regulator, which translates to MSRKADYALLILSFLYQRKEGGTARAVAEQFGLSRPFVANILKELCQNGFVASHRGVKGGYALARDAATTSLAELLETVEDGFQLTVCNHTTDAGADACSHASSCTVKGPMAEVHQRLMGVLRGVMLTELFDPKAKPSALHSLPLLATTGCCSAGAVEPSPA; encoded by the coding sequence ATGAGTCGCAAGGCCGATTACGCCCTCCTGATATTGTCCTTTCTGTACCAGCGGAAAGAGGGCGGCACGGCCCGCGCTGTCGCGGAGCAGTTCGGCCTCAGTCGCCCGTTCGTCGCGAACATCCTCAAGGAACTGTGTCAGAACGGGTTCGTCGCGAGCCACCGCGGGGTGAAGGGCGGGTACGCACTCGCCCGCGACGCCGCCACTACTAGCCTCGCAGAACTGCTCGAAACCGTGGAAGATGGGTTCCAACTCACGGTATGTAACCACACCACTGACGCGGGCGCTGATGCCTGCTCACACGCTTCGTCCTGCACGGTCAAAGGGCCGATGGCGGAAGTTCACCAAAGGTTAATGGGCGTGCTGCGCGGGGTCATGCTCACGGAGCTGTTCGACCCGAAAGCAAAGCCCTCTGCGCTCCACTCTTTGCCCCTTTTGGCAACAACAGGGTGCTGTTCGGCCGGCGCGGTCGAACCGTCCCCGGCGTAA
- a CDS encoding CCA tRNA nucleotidyltransferase — protein sequence MTDREFALDVVRKLQSAGFTALWAGGCVRDELLGLTPDDYDVATSARPEQLRPLFRRRNEIGAHFGVVQVIGPKGDDGEWLTIEVASFRADGVYIDGRRPESVTFSSPEEDAQRRDFTINGMFFDPVKAELIDFVGGRADLEAKILRAIGDPVARFTEDKLRILRAVRMATRFALAVDPATHDAASAMAAQIQVVSAERIAEELRKLLVHPNRTRGLGLLYELGLTAAILPEVAAPNVWADTVRVVEGLGADQNYPSPTPPLSGEGLKTAGDSVPPSFLGKGVGGLGCLSSPFPSGRGDVGIGSSFPLVFAAVLHTVGEATAERIAERLKLSNIETARLSWLVEKQDYLLDAPTMRASKLKTILVHPGIDELLTLHRAIALARGNGLEHVEFCERVLRETPPEELNPLPVLTGEDLIAKGLKPGPAFKRLLDAVREAQLEGRAATKDQAHDLVKQLLAEPTSSSGTPPV from the coding sequence ATGACGGACCGCGAATTCGCACTCGATGTCGTTCGTAAACTCCAGAGCGCTGGCTTCACGGCACTTTGGGCCGGTGGGTGCGTGCGCGACGAGCTGCTCGGCCTCACCCCTGACGACTACGACGTCGCTACGTCCGCGCGCCCGGAGCAGTTGCGCCCGCTGTTTCGTCGGCGGAACGAGATCGGTGCCCACTTTGGTGTCGTGCAAGTCATCGGACCGAAGGGCGACGACGGCGAATGGCTCACGATCGAAGTCGCGAGCTTTCGCGCCGACGGCGTTTACATCGACGGTCGGCGCCCCGAATCGGTCACGTTTTCATCGCCCGAAGAAGACGCCCAGCGCCGCGACTTCACCATCAACGGCATGTTCTTCGACCCAGTGAAGGCAGAACTCATCGACTTCGTCGGCGGACGCGCGGATCTCGAAGCGAAAATTCTGCGTGCCATCGGCGATCCGGTTGCGCGATTCACCGAAGACAAGTTGCGCATCCTGCGAGCGGTGCGCATGGCGACCCGCTTTGCACTCGCCGTCGATCCTGCCACGCACGACGCAGCCAGCGCGATGGCTGCACAGATCCAGGTCGTTTCCGCGGAACGCATTGCAGAAGAGTTGCGGAAACTGCTCGTTCATCCGAACCGCACACGCGGGTTGGGTTTGCTCTACGAACTGGGACTGACCGCCGCGATTCTGCCTGAAGTCGCTGCGCCGAACGTATGGGCAGACACAGTTCGGGTGGTGGAGGGATTGGGGGCAGATCAAAACTACCCCTCCCCAACCCCTCCCCTAAGCGGAGAGGGGCTTAAAACTGCTGGTGATTCGGTTCCCCCTTCCTTCTTAGGGAAGGGGGTTGGGGGGTTAGGTTGCCTTTCTTCTCCCTTCCCTTCAGGGAGGGGGGATGTAGGGATAGGTTCTTCCTTCCCGCTCGTGTTCGCGGCGGTGTTACACACCGTTGGCGAGGCGACCGCGGAGCGCATCGCGGAGCGCCTGAAGCTGTCGAACATCGAAACCGCGCGGCTCAGTTGGCTCGTCGAGAAGCAGGATTATCTGCTCGACGCGCCCACGATGCGCGCGAGTAAGCTGAAAACGATCCTCGTTCACCCCGGCATTGATGAACTGCTCACGCTCCACCGAGCGATTGCACTGGCGCGCGGGAACGGTCTCGAACACGTCGAGTTCTGTGAGCGCGTGTTGAGGGAGACGCCCCCAGAAGAATTGAACCCGCTCCCCGTTCTGACAGGCGAGGATCTCATCGCAAAGGGGCTGAAGCCCGGTCCCGCCTTCAAGCGGCTGCTCGATGCCGTGCGGGAGGCGCAACTTGAGGGGCGCGCGGCGACAAAAGATCAGGCACATGATCTTGTGAAGCAATTACTTGCGGAGCCGACATCTTCGTCTGGAACACCGCCGGTGTGA